The following coding sequences are from one Anopheles bellator chromosome X, idAnoBellAS_SP24_06.2, whole genome shotgun sequence window:
- the LOC131213336 gene encoding uncharacterized protein LOC131213336, with translation MGNSGSMHGLSGYDEGYHYHHQHQQHHQYQQQQYQGLQGYHQHHQHQQQQQQQRYHDGAGTCSWMDSYKRDPPRGRSARDGGYQPDELQSGEGHWNTQLSQHQQHQQQQQQQQFKVLPDIPGKVARLRSTNNGNILHAGGTISKSKQQLQRSKSISSPTYQQHQQRADGFGEGPGSGQLDVPLSSLPPVPSRMLLLTRSRTQLSMLDDGEQTTMRQLVTQSRTAAATAAASKQQDYNHWKRFGSEPDLRVPKGQGNSSDHQGSAGGTSGAGDTRTNTSVAQSKIMKGKGKKKAPVPPAPVEKRKSGKEAIGSQRIIAYSPLRKTNSDTSSTLPPAIVGDGGGNSGAGASSRLRLFKTRAEAKKTPAAAKLPEASDAKFATKTASGGPKAATVESVTLVEPAHPRSFFRREKTFDIGLLTLEARKRQIQPTGAGCPATRPTLSPPLSHRKSIVKTLLEQDDGGHTATTRHGGHRSPVEPGKGKGGKPQAGHGAKGAKQPAPGGGQGTPSLVAAAQYLKAAKASNTLVIPVEPPMEREPYHERNVSSSVTPSPPPPPPPKTSVYFDDGKPHEREEDEEEAEVEEEPRVVGSIYQHQHHHSIESLVDSSDLDDESRKKSGKRHEPTEAEEHAAREEGAGGMGAVVVASIDEIDRTQMDIIDRFAASLLHESRRFHSTDSMASSEADLRTLSVLSPHDGDPEGQEIALCLRPTLPRKQFDIPRFSPAAAWRLLTTDDEFGRDTNGGGGAGGLGKGAGRGHGPFLCDRGDLHALDAASEDRIERVYREPVPGLQDNKSGDSGISGDAGLLDIGRDEPKGTLGGVNEDTHHHHRCHVAGWSSNALRPTAWTPQQDLEDDDDTTTGSSIGGDGGYRHQHLQHQLQQPQEQHQKQENDARHGLGPLNEFASKGHLFSLSLPRENHLSIYTGGSIDDKVEKHVFNSLQKLHKSVSDAFKSEDDVGGAIDSNNNWFLGRLTTKPGSAAPAHAQANHEKRQLSRPSGLTPLANESGLRLRSFSPENLTATATMLNGPISDASRGKITSSISYLVSGRHMMYLPKEPTRLLIQPGTERIAKHNQNGRSGDTSTQRSAVCPPNLPGYHHQQQQQQAKLSSAKASGQSVGDRHEGRGCKVSSGGGGGPVAPDEDSRKQREDKENLQDPVPVTAATKLLLEPSFPVKLSNRRNHRFTFQSTIRQIEKRRVAEKLSREAEIKEAMRLSELEAMQRVEEEFQKKRAREKASIRHQLRLFSMEDQQDTDYGVESHHQPEEVGMPESTQQQLDNKRLDADVDSLPHQTGLYRKRDFSPIERQLQCYKRSNGGGTEGTMYPFLRQQDDQDEQHQDQQLGTLQRQQHQQQQVLNGDYRENGFVGEDNDNGDSGSSLGYVDTRTPYISRIIQAKSSKSFALRK, from the exons ATGGGCAACTCCGGCAGCATGCACGGTTTATCGGGGTACGACGAGGGataccactaccaccaccagcaccagcagcaccaccagtaccaacagcagcagtaccaaGGTCTGCAAGGCtaccaccagcatcatcagcaccagcagcagcagcagcagcagcgctacCACGATGGAGCAGGGACGTGCTCCTGGATGGATTCATACAAGCGCGATCCCCCGCGTGGCCGATCGGCCCGTGACGGTGGTTACCAGCCGGACGAACTCCAGTCCGGCGAGGGCCACTGGAACACTCAGCTgtcgcagcaccagcaacatcagcagcagcaacagcagcagcagttcaaGGTCCTCCCAGACATACCGGGCAAGGTGGCACGGCTGCGCTCAACCAACAACGGCAACATCCTGCACGCCGGTGGTACGATCAGCAAGAGCAaacagcagctgcagcgcTCGAAGAGCATCTCGTCGCCGACctaccagcagcaccagcagcgggccGACGGCTTCGGCGAGGGCCCGGGCTCAGGTCAGCTGGATGTCCCGCTTAGCTCGCTACCGCCAGTGCCAtcccggatgctgctgctgacgcgcTCCCGCACCCAGCTCAGCATGCTGGACGATGGCGAGCAAACGACGATGCGCCAGTTGGTGACGCAGTcacgcaccgccgccgccaccgctgccgccagcaAACAGCAGGACTACAACCACTGgaaacggttcggttccgaGCCGGATCTGCGCGTGCCCAAGGGCCAGGGTAACAGCAGCGACCACCAGGGGTCAGCTGGTGGCACGTCCGGCGCTGGCGACACTCGCACCAACACGTCCGTCGCCCAGTCGAAGATTATGAAGGGCAAAGGCAAGAAAAAGGCTCCGGTaccgccggcaccggtagAAAAG CGCAAGTCGGGCAAGGAAGCGATCGGCAGCCAGCGCATCATCGCGTACTCACCACTGCGCAAGACCAACTCCGACACCTCTTCGACGCTAccaccggccatcgtcggcgacggcgggggCAACTCTGGTGcgggggccagcagcaggctgCGTCTGTTCAAGACGCGAGCCGAGGCGAAGAAAACTCCCGCGGCGGCGAAGCTTCCGGAGGCATCGGACGCCAAGTTTGCGACCAAAACGGCGAGCGGAGGCCCAAAGGCGGCGACGGTGGAAAGCGTGACGCTGGTGGAGCCTGCCCATCCGCGGTCCTTCTTCCGGCGGGAGAAAACGTTCGACATCGGGCTGCTGACGCTCGAGGCCCGCAAGCGGCAGATTCAGCCTACCGGGGCTGGGTGCCCCGCCACAAGACCGACGTTATCGCCGCCCCTGTCGCACCGTAAGTCGATCGTGAAAACGCTGCTGGAGCAGGACGACGGCGGGcatacggcgacgacgaggcacggtggccaccgctccCCGGTGGAGCCCGGTAAGGGCAAGGGCGGCAAACCGCAGGCGGGGCACGGCGCGAAAGGAGCAAAGCAGCCGGCACCAGGTGGCGGACAGGGGACCCCTAGCCTAGTGGCCGCGGCCCAGTACTTAAAGGCAGCGAAAGCGTCCAACACGCTGGTGATCCCGGTCGAACCACCGATGGAGCGCGAACCGTACCACGAGCGCAACGTGTCAAGCTCGGTGACACCTTcgcccccaccaccaccaccaccgaaaactaGCGT CTACTTTGACGACGGTAAGCCCCACGAGCGAGAGGAAGACGAGGAGGAGGCGGAGGTGGAGGAGGAACCACGGGTGGTCGGCTCCATTtatcagcaccagcaccaccactcgATCGAATCGCTCGTTGACAGCAGCGATCTGGACGACGAGAGCCGGAAGAAGAGCGGCAAGCGGCACGAGCCGACGGAGGCCGAGGAGCACGCCGCAAGAGAGGAGGGTGCAGGGGGGATgggtgcggtggtggtggcgtccaTCGACGAGATCGATCGCACGCAGATGGACATCATCGACCGGTTTGCGGCGAGCCTGTTGCACGAGTCCAGGCGCTTCCACTCCACCGACTCGATGGCCTCGTCCGAGGCGGATCTACGTACGCTGAGCGTGCTGTCACCGCACGATGGCGACCCGGAAGGGCAGGAGATTGCGCTCTGCCTCCGCCCGACGCTGCCCCGCAAACAGTTCGATATTCCGCGCTTCAGTCCAGCCGCCGCCTGGCGGTTGctgacgaccgacgacgagttCGGCCGCGACACGAACGGCGGTGGGGGTGCTGGCGGA CTGGGAAAGGGTGCAGGAAGGGGCCATGGGCCGTTCCTGTGCGATCGGGGCGACCTGCACGCCCTGGACGCCGCCTCGGAGGATCGGATAGAGCGGGTATACCgggagccggtgccgggcctGCAGGACAACAAGAGCGGTGACAGCGGCATCTCCGGAGACGCCGGGCTGCTCGACATTGGGCGGGACGAGCCAAAGGGCACCCTTGGTGGTGTTAACGAGGAcacccaccatcaccaccgttgccacgtggctggctggtcgtCGAACGCGCTTAGGCCAACCGCCTGGACACCACAGCAGGACctggaggacgacgatgacaccACGACGGGCAGCAGCATAGGCGGAGATGGCGGCTACCGCCATCAACACCTTcagcatcagctgcagcagccgcaggaGCAGCACCAGAAGCAGGAGAACGACGCGCGGCATGGGCTCGGGCCGCTGAACGAGTTCGCCAGCAAGGGCCACCTGTTCAGTCTCTCGTTGCCACGGGAGAACCATTTGTCGATCTACACCGGGGGCTCCATAGACGACAAG GTCGAGAAACATGTGTTCAACAGTCTGCAGAAGTTGCACAAGTCGGTGTCGGACGCGTTCAAGAGCGAAGACGACGTCGGTGGCGCTATCGATAGCAACAACAATTGGTTTCTGGGGCGGCTGACGACCAAACCGGGATCGGCGGCGCCCGCCCATGCCCAAGCGAACCACGAGAAACGGCAGCTGTCCCGCCCGTCCGGACTTACCCCACTGGCAAACGAGTCCGGACTTCGGCTTCGAAGCTTCTCGCCGGAAAACCTAACCGCGACGGCAACCATGCTTAACGGGCCCATCTCGGACGCGTCGCGTGGCAAAATCACGAGCTCGATCAGCTACCTCGTGAGCGGCCGGCACATGATGTACTTGCCGAAGGAGCCGACGCGCCTTCTGATCCAGCCTGGCACCGAGCGGATAGCAAAACACAATCAAAACGGTCGCAGCGGCGACACTAGTACGCAGCGCTCAGCTGTCTGCCCGCCGAATCTGCCCGGctaccatcaccagcagcagcaacagcaggccAAGTTGTCCTCGGCAAAGGCCAGTGGACAGTCCGTGGGCGACCGACACGAAGGCAGAGGCTGCAAAGTTTCgtctggcggcggtggcggtccggtggcaccggacgAGGATAGCAGGAAGCAGCGTGAGGATAAGGAAAACCTGCAGGACCCGGTaccggtgacggcggcgaccAAGCTGTTGCTGGAGCCCAGCTTCCCGGTGAAGCTGTCGAATAGGCGCAACCATCGGTTCACCTTCCAGAGCACGATCCGGCAGATAGAGAAGCGGCGTGTCGCGGAGAAGCTGTCGCGGGAGGCCGAAATCAAGGAAGCGATGCGACTGAGCGAGCTGGAGGCGATGCAGCGCGTCGAGGAGGAGTTCCAGAAGAAGCGCGCCAGGGAGAAGGCCTCGATCCGCCACCAGCTGCGCCTGTTCTCGATGGAGGATCAACAGGACACGGACTACGGTGTAGAGAGTCACCATCAGCCGGAGGAAGTCGGCATGCCAGAATCGACG cagcagcagctcgacaACAAACGCTTGGATGCAGATGTGGACAGCCTACCGCACCAGACCGGACTGTACCGGAAGCGAGATTTTAGTCCCATCGAGCGGCAACTGCAATGCTATAAACGATCCAATGGTGGTGGCACCGAAGGCACCATGTATCCATTCTTGCGCCAGCAGGACGACCAAGACGAACAGCATCAGGATCAGCAGCTGGGCACGTTGCAGcgccagcaacaccagcagcagcaggtacTCAACGGTGACTATcgggaaaatggttttgttGGGGAAGACAATGACAATGGTGACAGCGGCAGTAGCTTAGGGTACGTAGACACCCGTACGCCGTACATTTCGCGGATTATTCAGGCGAAAAGCAGCAAATCGTTCGCCTTAAGGAAGTGA
- the LOC131213608 gene encoding tether containing UBX domain for GLUT4, with protein sequence MSTRSVTVLTVHGRRMTVKVEPGTTVLEILEKVCRKFHFPLEEYDLTHYNRVLDLSAMFRFSGLPNNATLEMTKAKRVRVETDVTIQLQCEDGERRCGSFKPSFSLLEVLQTLCPERANAESRPLMIYMRREVFWPQLGETSLKSLGLTSGRAIIRLLQREPEELKTQANVSAPLPQTKHVSLKADEATLQTIDCPKPEFPELPELPESTVPVLTTDADCSATTSISVAGTEDTGAESGFSSSTNQPQTNQQLAETNPTPTVPAACLESLEMKLEVLGTRDAVLYHADTIVSDQPNAVDDSFFELSIPEVMQMYKQLQQHVKELEDAPLMLGEDRLRRGAKITETYESYRRTLIRVQFPDRYILQGVFGVNEKVSDVEEFVRSFLTDPTTPFYLYTTPPKQVLEPDSTMIAVRCIPKALLYFSGNCSPTDGSYLKDEFLSRLSNAAGASYMVKKFCLLPSESGGAKKTVKSILREEMAKLQEENQLKMDSQEAANVGKRLSNSDCTPSTSHQHGGASQLTEREAKLLKWMKK encoded by the exons GTACGACCTAACGCACTACAATCGGGTGCTGGACCTTTCGGCAATGTTCCGCTTCTCTGGTCTGCCCAACAATGCCACGCTCGAGATGACAAAAGCGAAGCGTGTTCGTGTTGAAACGGATGTGACGATTCAGCTACAGTGTGAAGACGGAGAGCGTCGGTGTGGTTCGTTTAAACCATCGTTTTCGCTGCTGGAGGTGCTACAGACGCTGTGCCCCGAGCGGGCCAACGCAGAGTCTCGCCCGTTGATGATCTACATGCGCCGCGAAGTGTTCTGGCCACAGCTGGGGGAAACCTCACTGAAGAGTCTTGGACTAACTAGTGGTAGAGCTATCATTCGACTGTTGCAGCGCGAACCGGAGGAGCTCAAAACGCAGGCCAACGTCTCAGCACCGTTACCCCAAACGAAGCATGTATCCTTAAAGGCGGACGAAGCAACGCTCCAGACGATCGATTGCCCGAAGCCCGAATTTCCAGAATTGCCCGAATTGCCCGAATCGACGGTACCGGTACTGACAACGGATGCCGATTGTAGTGCAACGACATCAATATCCGTGGCTGGTACCGAAGACACTGGTGCCGAATCGGGATTTTCCTCATCGACCAATCAACCGCAGACAAACCAACAGCTGGCCGAAACCAATCCGACACCAACAGTGCCAGCTGCTTGCCTGGAAAGTCTGGAAATGAAACTGGAGGTGCTGGGTACACGGGATGCAGTTTTGTATCATGCCGACACGATCGTGAGTGATCAACCGAATGCCGTGGATGATTCGTTTTTCGAGCTCAGTATCCCAGAAGTAATGCAGATGTATAAACAGCTACAGCAGCATGTAAAAGAGTTGGAAGACGCACCTCTGATGCTGGGAGAAGATCGTCTACGTCGCGGGGCAAAGATTACAGAAACATATGAATCCTACCGTAGAACGTTGATACGCGTCCAGTTTCCTGATCGTTATATTCTGCAAGGCGTGTTCGGGGTGAACGAAAAAGTTAGTGACGTTGAAGAGTTTGTGCGCAGTTTTCTTACTGATCCGACAACGCCCTTCTATCTCT ATACGACTCCGCCGAAACAGGTCCTTGAACCAGATTCGACAATGATTGCAGTACGTTGCATTCCGAAAGCGTTACTCTACTTCAGCGGCAATTGCTCGCCCACGGATGGCAGCTATCTGAAGGATGAGTTTTTGAGCCGCCTTTCTAACGCAGCAGGTGCATCCTACATGGTGAAGAAATTCTGCCTGCTGCCGTCGGAGAGTGGGGGTGCGAAAAAAACTGTGAAATCAATACTGAGAGAAGAGATGGCCAAACTGCAAGAAGAGAATCAACTGAAAATGGATTCGCAGGAGGCGGCGAATGTCGGAAAACGGTTGTCGAATAGCGATTGTACACCatccaccagccaccagcatGGCGGAGCGAGCCAGCTCACTGAGCGTGAGGCGAAACTGCTAAAATGGATGAAGAAGTAG